DNA from Triticum aestivum cultivar Chinese Spring chromosome 7D, IWGSC CS RefSeq v2.1, whole genome shotgun sequence:
AATTGAGTTTAACTTTATAGATTATTTTCCATTTCTAAACTATACACTTAAATTTTACTTGTGTTTAGCCTTATAGATTTTTCTCCTATTCCTATGTTATAGTTATACATAAAAATGGAGTGAAGGTGTGCATTTTGCTATGCTACAACTAAACAACTTCTACTATAGATTGCTATATTTTAGAACTTCATagaatttaatttatcatgacaACTCAATCATACGAACCAATGACGAATATTCCACTAATGGTTTTTCTATCTTGCGTACGACATATATATTATTTCTGTTCAGAAATTTACGCAAACAGTTACCTCAGTTGTTTTTTACTCCCTACGAGCCATAATGTTTTCATTTCAAAATTAATGCAAAAACTTAGCCATGTTGTTTTGGTCTCCCTACAACAATATAGGGCGCACATTGTTTTTCATAAAAGCTAAGCATCATAAACTTTGATTAAATCCTTCTTCATCTATGATATCACCAACATAATCCTTGTCCATTTACAAAGTTCTGATTATGTTGAGATTTTGGTAAGAATTAATTTTATTTGATTCGATTGAGTTAATGCATTGTTTCTCAAGTTGCTCTATTTACGGGTTGCGGCATTTTGGCTCTTGGTGCATTTACACTCGAGGTGCACAATAAATTTGTTTAAAATAGTAAAAAAATAATCTTTTTTGAGACACTAGATGCTCTTGGACTTCACGCCAAATGTCATGGAGTTTGAACATCTCGGTAACTCACAGCAAAAACGAATTTTTTTTAGGCCGTAAGTAAATAAATTTATTGTTGACTGATTTTGTCCTTTTTGTCATGAGCTTCTCTAATATCCGAACAAGCTAAAATTTGGCACGAACATgaaactttcaactaattttttttctgaattttttttgcatTTACTGTTCACAAGTTGCAGATCTTGTAAATTATTTTTGTATTTAGTGTTCACCAGTTGGAGATGACCCGTGCACCTAAGTGAATATCTGCTATTTACATTGGTTTTTATTATGTGCGGTGTTGAGATTAAAAAAACCAAATCGATGGGAGGCGTGGGGAGGAAAAACCCGGGGAAGATGCTATCTCAGGACTCACAAATTGTGACCCGGATCTCGCGAATATATCGATTCCAGCCAACAATGACACTATGACTTCAATTCGATTGATTCTTAACAAATTAGTATTTTCAATTTGTGAGGGCCGTTCTCTCTATATAAGAAATCGTTGATTAAGAATATATAGTGAATTCTTGGGCAACTGCGTAAATTTATGGAATCACTTACTTTACTATATCTTTTTttttgcatagaattttttttgcatAGAAAAAAGAAGGGGAATATTGATATATATTAGAGAAGCACCTCCTTGGATTTCTCTACACAGAAGAGAAAGTACAGAAAACGCTCCGGACAAAGGAAATTTGCAGAAAAATCCTTCTTCATCCGTGCAACCACTGAGAGAATGACGAAAAACTTTGAACACCTGACGAAAAACTTCAACCACCACTCCGGTTGAAAAACTTCTTATACGAGTGTTGATCCCTGCTGCAACCACCAACACAAACACAATGACCAAAAACTTCCAACCACCGGCTGGTTGGAATTTCTCTGTCTTTGAGTGTCTCATCGATTACAGAACGTAGCCCGTCGGCAATGAAGCAGACATCATCGACTAAGACATCATCACAACAGACTTGTGTGAAAGATTGTTTGAGTATATATGATCCTAGAGGATGATAGAGACGGGTCGCATTTTTCGAAAGATCAGATTTATAAGCCTAGAAGATGAAGGATCGAATCGAACCTCATTCTATGACGGACTGCCGCTTATTTTGATTCCTCGATTCGCTTACAACCGAGGTTACTTACGCTACTAGTAGTACATGCTGTCAGTGGGCCTAGCTAGCCAGAAGCTAACTaggtgccggtgacgatggtgcgCCTCCCGGACCTCTCGGCGGCGTGGTCCCCCTTCTCATCGCGCTCGTCGGAGTCGACCTTGTGCATGCGGTCCTCCTTTTTCTCCTCCGCCTCGCGCTTCTTCCCCGGGTccgtcgtcgtcgccttctttaCCTGCAGCAggacgcgcgcgcgcacacagatCAATCGGGCAAGGTTAACTAGAGGCGGAAGTCGCAGCTAGCACACACCTCTGTAGTGTGGCCGGCAATCTAAGGAAAAAAACGACTCAGCGCGGCCGACGAACCTTCTCGCCGGCCGTGGCCTTCGCCTTATCGATGCCGGCCTTGGCGGAGGAGGCGGCGTCCTGGACCTTGGCTTTGATGGTCGCCATTTCCTTCACGAATCACGTAGCGCGCGCTCACCGTTTGCTCTGATCACTCGATCTGCTGTCGCTTGCACTCGATCTGGCTGATAGACGCGGTAGCTTAGGTAACATGTATGACAGGTGGTACATATATAAAGGGGTGTATTCAAGGCCCAAACGGCCGGACCGTGCGTGGCACAAAGCAGGCCAGCCAGGTGCAGGCAATCGTGGCACCTTGCTCGTGCCTGCTCTTAATATTCGGACGCGTGTTGGTGCACGTAATGGCTCGCCTGCTCTGCATCTTTAGCAGACCCCTTAAAACTGCAACCCGTATATTACGGGTAGAGAAAAATTTGTTTTCAGAATCAATTTTTGCTGCGGCCGAACAGATCCGTATAATCAACCCGTAAAAGAGAATATTCTCTGAATATACCAAACGGGTCCACAACTTGCTTTTTTTTCTGGTCGTCCTCTTCCTCAAGCCAATTTGGAATCGCGGACAGGCAGAGAAAGAAGATGCGAGGTGGACGCCAGCGGACGGGCAGGCGAGGAAGACGCGGGGTGGCCacggcggcgcgggcggaggccagggCGGCCGCGGTTGCGCGGGCGACGTCCGGGCTACGGTAGCTACGTTCGAATCGATTCGATTCAACTAGCTAGCAAGCTAGCTCCTCCGTCGAGAGATCCGCGGGCGGCTGTGGCGGACGGCGGGCCGGCACAACGGACGGCCGGGCGGACGACGGGCCCGCACAGCGGACGGTCGGGCGCAGCAGCCCGGGCGGACGGCCGGCGAGCGCGACGGCCGGGGCGGGCGAGAGGCGGCCGGGGATGGGCTggcggcggccggggacggacgGCGGGGAGGAAGCCATGAAGTTTCCGCTGACAGTTGGACTCCCGCCAACGGTCTTTCATGTATACAAGTCGTCCTCGGGTCGTCTCCGAAATCCTTATTTCACGGGTTTGGCCGGGATGTTTTCCGCGCTCCTTAATAATTTTTACGGGTCAGGGTGGTTTACGGGTTCTATTCTGGTCGTTTTTTCCACCTAAAACTGTAAACTGACGATTATTTTACAGTTTCGTGCGttttaagagcaactctagcagaccctgcaataagccccgacccgcaaaataaccgccaaaatatgGGTCGGCGCGGAAAATCCCGCCCGAACAGACACCGCAAACACGGCCGGCCCGTAAAAAGtttgaggggcgcggcaaaatctcGGCCCCAACCTGCGAATTCGCGGGTTTCCGCCTGCCACgcggttggcg
Protein-coding regions in this window:
- the LOC123166990 gene encoding protein LE25; its protein translation is MATIKAKVQDAASSAKAGIDKAKATAGEKVKKATTTDPGKKREAEEKKEDRMHKVDSDERDEKGDHAAERSGRRTIVTGT